In Eremothecium gossypii ATCC 10895 chromosome V, complete sequence, the genomic stretch CGCAGAGATGGAACGCGTCGCACTGGATGCACCGGTAGTACTGTCTGCCGGTCAGATCGGACTCGCAGCGCCCCGCGCACCGCATGCCGCCAGAGCGCGGACTGGCGTACGTGTGCGTCGGGCGGTAGCCCGGTAAGCGGATCAGCTCCATGCTGTGCGACGGCCGGTGCGTGCCAGTACCCATTTCGTTCGCCACACACCGGGCGCAGTAGTCGTGGTCCAGGCACTGCAGACAGTGGAAGCGCGGGCCCTGGATGTACCCCTCCTCGCTGCACGTCTCGGTGTCCACCACGCGTATCACCCCCGGGTTGCATCCATCGCACACCACGCGGTAGTGCACCGGCATGCGCAGCGCCCGCCACCACGGGTGCTGCGGGTTCTTGATCTTCAGCATCGCGTGCCCGCTGTCGTGCTGCGACCCCGTGTACCCCGTTGCCTCGCACTCCGCGCACAGGTTGAAGTCATCGCAGCACACGCACCGGTACCGCAACCCCCGGATGAACCCTGCACCGTCTCCGTACTTGCTCCAGCACCCGTCGCACCGCACCCCCTTGTGCTCCGTCGACTCTCCCGCGGCTGCGGGCCCGTCTGGCCCCAGGCTGAGGCTGTTGATGGACGAAACCAACCGTTCCCACTGTTCTTTCGCGATAGTAACCACCGACGGCGCGTCCGAGTCTGTGTTTTGCGCTGTCGCCCTGCACTTCGCACCCTGCTGCTCGCACATCGCGTGCATCGCCTCCATTGGCATCTTTGGCCTCTTGCTGGCCAGTATCCTCCTCACGGTCTCCACGGCATGGACGTTTGGTCCATCTATGAGCACACGCTCGCCTTCCGCCACAGGACACACCTTGCAAGGAGATTCACGCTCCATCTTGATCACGCTCAGAGTATCCTCGGATCCTTCGCCTTCTCCTGTCTTGCGTAGCGTGTAGGATAGATAATGTGCTGGCTGGTTGCACAATGCTGCCTGACTCAGTCTGGGAAGATCAACTTTTTAGAGTGTCCAGGCGCGGCGGTATCCCTTTAATCACTTTGTGATGGTCGTATCCGTACGAACGTAGAGGCAGCCATCTCGCTGGTCGAGGTTCGAGAGTCAGCTTCCCTTCTGGGGTAAGA encodes the following:
- the ATG34 gene encoding Atg34p (Syntenic homolog of Saccharomyces cerevisiae YOL082W (ATG19) and YOL083W (ATG34); Tandem gene duplication in Saccharomyces cerevisiae); its protein translation is MERESPCKVCPVAEGERVLIDGPNVHAVETVRRILASKRPKMPMEAMHAMCEQQGAKCRATAQNTDSDAPSVVTIAKEQWERLVSSINSLSLGPDGPAAAGESTEHKGVRCDGCWSKYGDGAGFIRGLRYRCVCCDDFNLCAECEATGYTGSQHDSGHAMLKIKNPQHPWWRALRMPVHYRVVCDGCNPGVIRVVDTETCSEEGYIQGPRFHCLQCLDHDYCARCVANEMGTGTHRPSHSMELIRLPGYRPTHTYASPRSGGMRCAGRCESDLTGRQYYRCIQCDAFHLCVDCFHKGVAIVEHVNAHGISCQDTSPASLFVGEPSPGELPSLIRAPLASVCIFAPDISVAAATLFSQVHDVKDLERIASQCAAYESLVPRFGASAEELERKLSSLPPKATEDEFGISVTVSRVDFALTFRLRNYTTDAIPSSSSLVFSHHPVGGSSHTRTMSIGPHELPPGSSKQLNICYPHQTSDGDPYSLSLVSPAGTALYSGKASSMPADILLACPGGTPASSAAFNAMYTNQSSASVPAPVVNAPFRQSNSPVMPSDEEYDLLSDSDIEVV